A window of the Dyadobacter pollutisoli genome harbors these coding sequences:
- a CDS encoding SusC/RagA family TonB-linked outer membrane protein encodes MNSVSTFRKFLLRTRFAIVLAVVLASAAEAQVVKGKVTSREDGTTMPGVNILIKGSQTGTSTDASGAYSLEVGPGNPTLVFSFVGYVQEEVLVSGRSVIDVAIAPSAENLKEVVVTALGISREARSLAYSVSSIKGEDMVKAGNPNLLKSLDGKVSGVNFTNLSSDPTSSVLVNIRGTTAMPTTSNGGTNVSIRSQPLYVIDGIPVGTQSFTQKDGVDFGNILSQLNPNDIASVTILKGGSAGALYGAEGGNGVVMITTKSGKGAKKGLGVSYNSMISVEKPYQFIESQTEFGQGERAYEWQYDNTDTWGPKLDGKFVSDYWDVKSKAWKNGPMVSSNENRVKAYLQTGSTFSNSVGVTGNYEKGSFRLSLSNMTNHGVMPNTKTQQKSVTFNSQYNITNRVSVSVNASYINTFNPNKANTTGSNSVLNSLLFNMPSNLQPLSDMKSYWMDGFEGVRQNGALMKDNGIDVAESNPWWTTYEKIHRFGRDNYFGKIQLNWQLTDNLSFLLRTGTQNVKENYELRKSWGDKGDAYGQYVQGSNSSVEANTDAILTYSKNFGRLSLTVAGGGNYRYTNSSSMEISGGDLNSPALFTLANIKAGTMTVGGDPFITEKSMSVYGTTTVGWDDKFFLDVTARNDWKGILAEEKIHYFYPSASFSWLASETFKLPEAFNLVKFRLGLADVGNGLVRQRSIDTYSYDASPWGAINTVSMNARLVDPNIRAQHSVTQEAGLDLGLFRNRVKFDFTYFIKTQKDQIDNIPLPKGSGYTGMLTNIGDVRSKGYEWGLTFTPVKTANFSWDVSGSFTHYKASIIGLSSVFAPNGYVFASYDGKTKVKIAKGETVGNIYEENPILRVKSGKYAGMPLLDSDEGKIQKSSDERDRGQLGNFNPDFIFGLNTTLRYKQFTLNMVGSLRKGGKYISVNQQYLESNGRAITTLGSGDNNQWWVGGRDAEHGGMVWPAVGASQYEAINNNNDGKRSDFQDASYVKGVFLNPAYEGKPEDAKESDYIVNGADAKNTFYDFPYNGYGDVIWNFTATRTYDATNFKMREISLAYTLPTALTRQYKLNNVTLALVGRNVFQWNKSGRHEDPESAFSGVGTNQGVLRATLPSIRSYGFKLSLDF; translated from the coding sequence CTCTGCGGCTGAGGCACAGGTAGTGAAAGGAAAAGTTACCTCCAGAGAGGATGGTACTACTATGCCAGGTGTTAATATTCTGATTAAGGGCTCGCAGACTGGAACGAGCACCGACGCGTCTGGGGCATATTCGCTGGAAGTTGGCCCAGGAAATCCCACACTTGTATTTTCATTTGTTGGTTATGTTCAGGAAGAAGTTTTGGTGTCAGGCCGCAGCGTTATCGATGTAGCTATTGCGCCAAGTGCTGAAAACCTGAAAGAAGTAGTGGTGACAGCCCTCGGCATTAGCAGAGAAGCCCGGTCGCTGGCTTATTCGGTGAGTAGCATTAAAGGAGAGGATATGGTGAAAGCCGGTAACCCGAACCTTTTGAAGTCGCTCGACGGTAAAGTGAGCGGTGTGAACTTCACCAACCTCAGCAGCGACCCTACTTCGTCAGTATTGGTCAACATCCGGGGAACTACGGCTATGCCTACTACAAGCAATGGCGGTACCAACGTATCCATCAGATCGCAACCACTTTATGTTATCGACGGTATCCCGGTGGGCACGCAGTCATTTACACAAAAAGACGGTGTCGATTTTGGTAACATCCTTTCTCAGCTCAACCCGAACGACATTGCTTCGGTAACGATCCTGAAAGGCGGTAGCGCGGGTGCATTATATGGTGCAGAAGGCGGTAATGGCGTCGTGATGATCACAACCAAGTCGGGCAAGGGTGCCAAAAAAGGCCTGGGTGTTTCATACAACAGCATGATAAGCGTTGAAAAACCTTACCAATTCATTGAAAGCCAGACCGAATTCGGTCAGGGCGAACGAGCGTATGAATGGCAGTATGACAATACTGATACCTGGGGCCCTAAGCTGGATGGCAAGTTTGTTTCAGACTACTGGGATGTGAAATCAAAGGCGTGGAAAAATGGTCCGATGGTATCATCAAATGAAAACCGCGTGAAGGCATACCTTCAAACGGGAAGCACATTCAGCAATAGCGTAGGCGTTACAGGAAATTATGAGAAAGGCTCTTTCCGGCTTTCTTTATCCAATATGACCAACCACGGGGTAATGCCTAATACCAAAACCCAGCAGAAATCGGTCACCTTTAACTCGCAGTACAACATCACCAACCGTGTCTCAGTGTCGGTGAATGCGAGTTATATCAATACATTCAATCCTAACAAAGCCAATACAACAGGTTCAAACAGCGTTCTGAACAGCTTGTTGTTCAATATGCCAAGCAACCTTCAGCCGCTCAGCGATATGAAAAGCTACTGGATGGATGGCTTTGAAGGCGTACGTCAGAATGGTGCCCTCATGAAAGATAATGGTATCGACGTCGCTGAAAGCAATCCATGGTGGACTACTTATGAGAAAATCCACCGTTTCGGCCGTGACAATTACTTTGGCAAGATCCAGTTGAACTGGCAGCTTACTGATAACCTGTCCTTCTTGCTCCGTACAGGTACTCAGAACGTGAAAGAAAACTATGAGCTTCGTAAATCATGGGGTGACAAAGGCGATGCTTACGGTCAGTATGTACAGGGATCGAACAGCAGTGTGGAAGCCAATACGGACGCTATCCTGACTTACAGCAAGAATTTCGGAAGACTTTCCCTGACTGTTGCGGGTGGTGGTAACTATCGCTACACCAATTCGAGCAGCATGGAAATTTCCGGTGGTGACCTGAACTCTCCGGCATTATTTACACTTGCCAACATTAAAGCTGGTACGATGACTGTCGGTGGAGATCCTTTCATTACAGAGAAATCGATGAGCGTTTACGGAACAACCACCGTGGGATGGGACGACAAATTCTTCCTGGACGTGACCGCCCGCAATGACTGGAAAGGTATCCTGGCAGAAGAAAAAATACATTACTTCTATCCATCGGCTTCATTTAGCTGGCTGGCTTCGGAAACATTCAAATTGCCTGAGGCATTCAACCTGGTGAAATTCCGTCTCGGACTTGCAGATGTAGGAAATGGTTTGGTAAGACAGCGTTCTATCGACACTTACAGCTACGACGCAAGTCCATGGGGAGCGATCAACACGGTGTCGATGAATGCAAGATTGGTTGATCCGAATATTCGGGCACAACACTCAGTTACACAAGAGGCCGGTCTTGATCTTGGCTTGTTCAGAAACAGGGTAAAGTTTGATTTTACTTACTTTATCAAAACCCAAAAAGATCAGATCGATAACATTCCGCTTCCAAAAGGATCGGGTTATACGGGAATGCTGACAAACATTGGTGACGTTCGCAGCAAAGGATATGAATGGGGACTGACTTTTACACCGGTTAAAACTGCTAATTTCTCATGGGATGTATCAGGCAGCTTTACACATTATAAAGCTTCGATCATTGGCTTATCCAGCGTTTTTGCACCAAATGGCTATGTGTTCGCAAGCTATGACGGTAAGACGAAAGTGAAAATTGCAAAAGGTGAGACAGTTGGTAACATCTACGAGGAAAATCCTATTCTTCGCGTAAAATCGGGTAAATATGCTGGCATGCCTTTGCTGGACAGCGACGAAGGAAAGATCCAGAAATCGTCTGACGAACGTGACCGTGGCCAGTTAGGTAACTTCAATCCCGACTTTATCTTCGGCCTTAACACGACCCTGCGTTACAAGCAATTCACATTGAACATGGTAGGTAGCCTAAGAAAAGGAGGTAAATACATCTCGGTAAATCAGCAATACCTTGAATCGAACGGACGTGCGATCACTACATTGGGCTCAGGCGATAACAACCAATGGTGGGTAGGTGGCCGCGATGCGGAACATGGTGGTATGGTTTGGCCAGCGGTAGGTGCTAGTCAGTATGAGGCTATCAATAACAATAATGATGGCAAACGGTCTGATTTCCAGGATGCTAGTTACGTAAAAGGCGTGTTCCTGAACCCGGCTTACGAAGGCAAGCCTGAGGATGCAAAGGAATCTGACTATATCGTGAATGGAGCTGACGCTAAAAACACTTTCTATGATTTCCCTTACAATGGCTATGGTGATGTGATCTGGAACTTTACAGCAACCCGTACCTACGATGCAACGAATTTCAAGATGCGCGAAATTTCCCTCGCCTATACTTTGCCAACAGCATTGACAAGACAATACAAGCTGAACAATGTGACCCTGGCACTGGTAGGACGTAACGTATTCCAATGGAACAAGTCGGGCCGTCATGAGGATCCTGAGTCAGCGTTCAGCGGCGTAGGAACAAACCAGGGGGTTTTGAGGGCAACACTGCCAAGTATCCGGTCGTACGGCTTCAAACTATCTCTTGACTTTTAA